The DNA window attgcgtgttattgtggtggaggatggtgttgtgtgtggttaGTGCGTTGCATTTCCttagccaagggaattaaccattaaaggttaaaaatttctgacccagccgggaatcaaaccccggacccattcagccagggagcctgATACATCCTTGTTGACGACGTTTGGCAATGTTGGACAGCTGTAGAGCAATAATTTTGTGCTCACCTCTGTTATATCATGAATGGGACATAAATGATTCGATATTGTGGTTCtattacagtagaattccattagtccagTATCCAACAGTCTGGAACGCCcaatggtccggcaccattccaggatttttattatatatatttttttaacgtTTTTTAAGTTGCAAATAAGGAGAGAAAcaactctgaccatcaaccagaaacaGGAAATGATCAAACGCCTGGAGAAAGGTGAGAATAGGTATATGAATAGGTATGAATATGAATAGGTATATGAATTTAATACTGACTCTTCAACCATTTACGATATTAAGAAAACAAAAAGATGAACTAATTAAATTTGCTTCTCAATCGGTAACAACTGAAATATTGGcttccacacaaacatttaaaAAACCAAAACTAGAACGATTTGATAGCTTATTGTACAAAGGGTTCAGTGCAGTACGCTCCGAAGGAAAGCCGGTAATGGTTATTGAAAACTCAAAGAAATTTGGACAAGACTTAGGTGTTGCAGAAAGTGAATGCAATTTTATTCTGATGGTGGCTCAGAAACTTTAAGTTTCATGGAATTCGAAGACTTGATGTAACCGGAGAGACACTTTTAGTAAACCAAGATTCAGCCGAAAAATACAAAAACGAGTTTGAAGAAATATTTGCAGTTaataatgattctgctgatcaacattttactgaaaaactctgtgttacagctgttttcgctgtacgccttaacttatatcgtagtaagaggtaccgcccgatagtcggGCATTTCCGATAATCCGGCACCGgtccggtcccgaacgtgccggactatcggacttttACTGTACTTTGTTAAATGTTTTAATTTTAGATGGAACAAATATTTCCAGACTTAATATTTCACAGTTTTTGAAAAAGTATTAATAAACATACTATTTGTAAGGGAAAGTGCGTAAAACATAAAAGATCAGAAATAGTGTTTTACATAACTTTTACAGTTTATCGATATTGCTGATATTAATAAAACAATCTGATGTTTCGCGCATAGGTCCCCTTAATTTTGCTATGCCACTGTacacactcaactctcgatttaccgtaattggatcaaccgcgttgcggcttaaccacaATATCAAAAATACTAAAAATGTACGAGTGTTCggagttacagtaatacaagcACAAGAAACAGTTATGCACGGGGGTGCCATAGCTAATGTCGAGTTATTGCTGGAGTACATAGAGGGCCAGGATGgtgctctcatcaccgaaaaacttgttttgagaaacttgaagaaaaataaagaaagtttTTCTCGGCACAAAAGCAGAAAAAAATAACTGATTGTTTTCAGAAAGAGtcaagttaggtagtctgaatattctTCTTTGACTTATTAGTTTCAACAAAAAGTGCTGTTTAttcttccatttattaattgtgctaagtgctactttaaCTGCAACGTATTGGGTAAATTAGTAAAAAAAATTCAATAGTATAatttatcattttaactgtactttcagtacgcctgttttatttttaaatttttgctggttaaccacgattttacttatccgggaagccttaaccttgcattatcccggttaatcgagagttgagtgtactaATAAAGAGTGATATATAGTTCAATGCACTATCCGGTTGTCCCTGATCTTAAATACAGAGTTTCAAGATATTTTGCAGAGCCATTTTCCTGTGGTGTTTACACAAACCGCCAGACAAAAATTGAATTGACCCCACTTTTGGCTTTTGTACTCCCAATTTGAGGTCAAAACGAATGTTGAGGTAAAACTTTGAAGTGCGTAGACAAAATTGTAGATAATTTGGTTTATATAGCTAAGCTCTATGAACAAAATCATAAAACTGTCTTTGGGTCATTTCCTGGTTTTTACTCTTTTTCTTGAGCAACCTAGAACTTGGTTGTAGGCTATGACCATGCAGTTTGTTCCACCTAtcttgtttttaatgtattctgcTTCCTTGACCTAACTGCTGAATTAAGGCTCAGATACTTAAATCTGAAATAGTAAAATTCCTTTTGTTTAAAATAAGAAAGAATTGGTATATCTTAATTGTGGTCACATTTTCAAAGATGTAATGTTAATCCTTGTTAAATTGCATGCTGATATGAGTATTCTTGAAGTCACACTTATTTATTGTGGCAGAAGTTAGATTTAAGTATCTTACTCTGTTTCTAGGTGCACAAAGAGACTATAGACAAGGTACCTAATTCCCTCCCAAACAGATCTAATATTGAGATTGAGATCTATGGGATGGAAGGAATCCCACCAGATGATATTAAGGAACATGAACGACAGAAACAAGGTGAGTGGTATTGCTTATTCATCTGTGCatcagtggtagtgtgttggcTTTcagatcccaaaatagcgggttcaaacccggcagaggtagtttgGGTTCTGAAGGGCAGAAAAATAGTCCATACGACGTCACCGTGTAAAAGACCTCTGATAACTCATTTGGTGGTTATCTGACAAAATTAAAATTCAGccttagatgcccaagagagatttggtttactctgccatctactatacctagagtaaaacggaacatcgaaattgactgGCAAGTAGTCAGATGGAgttaaattaaaatgcttgcacgcggtaactgaggccataagattattattttttccactctttttttttttttgcaaagaattTAGTAATTTTTTCAGATTTCCTAAGTCTTCTTTAGAGGCGAAGTGCAAATTCACTTAAATACATTTTCTTGTTTTTGCAAGAAAAATAGGTTTTATTCTATATTTCTTATAGCAAGCCTACCTggcagccatgatcgttaaggcgttgaagtctaaatggtctgacaccgtagttagctggttcgagtcctggtggttgaaaaattttcaccatcacaatgttggccagcaggattGGGGAGGTCGTGGTacacaatttcttatcactagattgtgtgccagaagcgtggatgaaattccaaacctctccgcagtgctcatatggagtgagggcatatggcgctgttgatggtgattcgtccatcggatgggttcgtaaagccttgagcagaccccttggtgctatttgactgGACTGGGCTATGTGCCTGCACTGGGTCTCATCCTCTCCTTCCTATTATCATTTATCAcgtcagttcatatgtcacatcgttgcacaagacttcaatcatatgtgggcagacacaataacttaaccaacagtatgttgaatcagaaaaccaccgggctactgtacatctcgggtagcctatacaaaatattacaatttaaaaattcctctgctgatagaaaaatacatattttcaaaaatgacgaAGTTGTCGTGCGGCaagtatcgcgtagctatgtgttcgtattcgggggatggtgggttcaaatcccaccgtcggcagctgttaaggtggttttctgtaatttccccattttcacaccaggaaatcctgggactgtaccttaattcaggccatggctgctaccttcctaatcctaacatttcccaccctgcgttgccggaaacctttgatgtcttagagtgactagcatttttttctaagaaaggagttcatagtatgcagaccagatggcagctgtgagcactgaatgctgttgctggtGCCCTACCAGCACAtgtacacagatgcagtaggagcggtgactaatgtgccgtgaatcggatcactgtatcgattcagtaacgtgaacggaattaaatgaatcgaatgtcccacaTCACTatttctcattaccaaaaattgatgcctgcttggccattagatgatatagatgttgattcccatagagaacctgaaatatttttcccgaatgagtaattttataataccaatataaatggtccgttattggacattataaattttcattcctggttgccagcttgctgcgacagattcatctcacctcatacctatgcccgtagagaaacgggacaagggatagacaaacaaacattttatatttctTATAGGAAGAACAGTCTGTTATAGAGATTTGGTGtttatattttcaataatttttctaGAATGATGAATAAAAAGTTAaacaaattttggaaaatattttcttttgcaCTGTATTTCCAAGTTTTTATTCCATATTTTGGTATCTTTTAGGGCATAATATTATTGTACAAGCATTTTTTCATAGTTCTTAGGTAGTAAAGATCTGAGCCCTAGTTTTATCGTTTTTAACTTCAGTTATTTGTTGGTTGGTTGTAAAGTGCTTGCTGTAAGTGCCGTTTATGTTCTAGGCGGGCGACCAGGATCTCCAAGTAGTGGAGAGGATGAGCCTGCCCCAAAGAAGAGTAAGCCAGAAGGGTTGCTGGGTAATGGGCCAGTTCCTGGTGGCCCGGGGGGCATGATGCAAGGTATGATGCCTCCCAACCAAGGTGGTCCAATGCCACCCCATCCTATGCAGCCCATGGGGCAGTTTGGTCCTCCCATGGGGCCTATGATGGGACACATGGGGCACCCCATGGGACCGCCGTATATGGGTCATGGGTATGTATATccttattaattttatatatatatatatatatatatgacatgaTACTGGTGAGAGGATCCAACAATAGAAGTATCTTGTTTGTGAGTTTCATTGAAAAAATATATGCTCGTTTGCAGATAAGTGTTCAGTAATTCTAATGTAGGTGAGTGTAAGTTCAAGTATTTTTCTGGATGAGTTAGTTGTTTAAAGTGAATTACCTTTAGATTATGTGTGGAGTGGTGTTTGAATACATATTCTCAGATCTAGAAAGGGCTAACTGAATTCTGGTGTAGTTATGTCAGGAATATTCAGACATTTCTAAATGTGCAGTGGTGAAAATTCTCCCATTTCCTACAATACATCTGTGCAAAGTAGGATTTTCAGGATATGCAGCAACAAAATCAGATTTCTGTCACTGCCTGGATATCACACCAGATATGAGATTTCAACTTTCTACAAACACTTTTAACCTGAAAGAAATTGGGACAAGGAAATGCCACCATTCCTCACATACCTGTTTGAAGATAAGATTTTTATGATTATGCTTGTAAtttattactttaaaaaaaaaagtacataaatACTACTGAGCATTTATGAACTCATGGTAATTAATGTAGTAGACACATTGACAGTGTTAAGTAAGGATTTATTTAAAGTTCcacacatttttttttcaaatccaaAGGGATCCACAATCAAAAGTGTTTGGTGTTATGGTTAATCAAATTAATTCCCTGCCAAATGACATGCATTTCAATAccacatcatctgtttaccttttCCTCTGTAACTAGGCATACGTCTCTTCTGCCTTTCTAGCTGTGGAAACGGTGAGAGTGGAGGGTCATTCCAGGGTTGTGTGCAAGACATTTTGAAAGGGTGTGAGAAATAAGTGTCTTTCATAATAACATTTTTGTTTTTATATATTACAATAACCAGCATCCAGTGTTAGTCAGCATTGAAGAATGGGGTATTTGAGAGCAACACACTTAAAAATAAATCCTGTTGCGAGTGTGACAAATTCAGACACCTCCTCAgcaatgttgccaacttagcggattttctgctagatttggcagaattagaagattgtcggcggagaaatatatcatttagcggacagcagattttttggcggaattctagatttattatagtggaatttagtggtttgtgttttttttaaaaaatgtgtattcCAGTCTCTCTCTGAtcttccgtatttcttgtcaggagtcaggagctagcagttacatgaggaaaacatgttatttgtatctgatgttatgagatcatggtataaaatttgtaatgcgtggggaaagggtaggcttacttatttcttggttgacgaatgatgacagataatTAAACTGTGGGAGAGTAACATtgatatttatgctatgaaggaagaatgtttaataaactggcctgttttgtgtgtggcccttgaggtaggggattcagctaagttgcacccggcactaaaacgcctacaagttttagctcgcaggcagggggttaatcccagtgaaactcacagagcaggtgagtgcagacatttacttttattattattattattattattattattattattattattattattattattattattattattattattattattattatgcgtatggacccaatggatcacgcaaagctctaacgattctgttttctgagttgccaaacagctctcatcctttctccgtggattctttttcgttcttctgtccactttgctccagtcttctttttcacttcgttctctggttgcactttccatccattcattcttttcctatagaggtttctgtccgcggtgtcagttgagttcatctggggttttttcagatccttcttcacttccagtacccatcaaatattttttagatgttctatgtaggtgagattcttgtgtgttagtctacttgccggcagtctgcggacatgttcataaaatttcagacgtcttttttggatgtctgctgcaatgttggaaagctctccTGTCACCTTGCGTGACCTCAGTCtctatccatcttctgtttttcgaggGACGAGAATtttactcagattattattattattattattattattattattattattattattattattattattattattattattatttgagatcggatttcttggtggaattttagcggatcttgaaaatataagttggcaatacTGCTCCTCAGAGAAGTGAAGACTTTACTAAAAATCTGTTCTCTTAGTACATCAGTTTGATATAAACAAAATCTTAAACTGTATATTTGGTAAACTCCACTGATTTGCTTAAAAATTTCACAGTAGATAGTAGTAAACGTGAATAGATAGTGTACAAACTATGACGACTGAAAAGTCAAAGCATTAGATGTTCAGGATAGCCAATTTGTAAGAAGCCTGTGTTACTAAAATGTATTCTGTATAAATTTTAATTGAATGATTTGTATATTACCTGGAAGAAGGTTTCTTTATAAAAATATGCATGTCATAATAATATTTGAATATACaataaaacctcgttaagatgtttctgcagggaagaaggaaaaagaatgtgttagtgagaaaacatactaatgaatatacgaataaaaactatcctgcaggatggaaacactagatatgattttttccgacatgaaagGATTTTATAAAAATTGTAATTGAAATCAATAAGTTAAACCACCTCTCCAAAGTtatcaatccttatatttaggatacaatcaATACAACTGGTGTTATAAGTTGAGACATATTTCACTTAACTGTCATAAGCATCTTCAGCTACAATAAACTTCACCTAAAGTTTGGTCAGGGCCCCAAACCTACTGATCTCAAAGTATAGTAGTTCTCTAAAATCTAAAGTTCACATTAGTGAAGATCAATAACCATAAAACTAGTGTGTAAGCTTGTAACAATTTCAAATTTTTAAGATAATGAACTAAACACACTACATCCGTATTGACGGATGTTAAAATACATCAAGTAAATAAAAACCATATTAGATTTCACATTGCTATCAGTCGACCACTAAAATGTTTTTTTACAGTACTATTAAAATTGTTCTTATTTTCGTTGAATGAAGTCTAAGGTAAATTAGAATAGTCACTAGTTAAATCTGATTCTGTTGCATAGAAGTGAGAGTCAGGTAGGAAAAATCACTTAATAATTTGTTGACTAATGGAGTAGTTCACATCACAGAATTGAATCATGCCTGAAACTGCATAAGTATGTTGAGGCAAATGTCCAGATTTCCTTTAATAAAAGGGTAAAACTGAAAAGAACTGTCCTTGGGTTTCTACTGGAGTTCAACAAAGTCTTAGACTTCAATACACGCTCATTGCGTTTCATTCTTCATCTAAGACTTCGTTGAACTCCCGTAGAAACTCGAGGGCACCTGTTTTCAGTTTTAACCTTTTATTAAAGGAAATCTGGACATTTGCCTCTACATACTTATGCAGTTTCAGGCATGATTCAATTCTGtgatgaccgagcttgatagttgcagtcgcttaagtgcggccagtatccagtaatcgggggatagtgggtttgagccccactgtcggcagccctgaagatggttttctgtggtttctcattttcacaccaggcaaatgccggggctgtaccttaattaaggccacggccgcttccttccaattcctgggcctaccctatccccttgtcgccataagacgtatctgtgtcggtgcgacgtaaagcaaatagcaattctgTGATGTGAATTACTCCATTAGTCTACCAACTATTAAATGATTTTTTTGTACCTAACTCTCATTTCTGTGCAATGGAATAAGATTTAACTAGTGACTATTCTAATTTACCTTAGACTTCACTCAACgaaaataagaacatttttaatAGTATTGTAAAAAAAACATTTTAGTGATTGACTGATAGCAAAGCGAAATCTAATATGATTTTTACTTACTTTATTATCAGCTCATATTATTTGATGTATTTTAACCTCTGTCAATACAGATGTAGTGTTTTTTAGTTCATTATCTTAATTATTTGAAATTGTTATACGCTTACACACTAGTTTTATGATTATTGATCTTCACTAATGTGAATATTAGATTTTAGAGAACTACTATACTTTAAGATCACCAGGTTCGAGACCCTGACCAAAGTTTAGGTTAAGTTTattgtggctgaagatgcttacgacagttaagctaAACATGTCTCAACTTATAACATCAGTTGTAATGATTGTATACTAAATATAAGGATTGATAAGTATTGGAGAGGTGgtttaaattattgttttcaattaCAGTTTTTAAAATTTGATATCCAATACGGTCCAAATGAGATTTATAATATGTAATGAAGGGATTTTACGTCTTTTATCCGCAGGTACACTGAAACTATATCCGCCATTTctgaagatgagaggaaagtattaaaaggtgtgaacaacatgagagaacaaatgtggaaaccttttctgctgggcttataaaataacagtacactgaaaggtgtgaaaaacaccagacaacaaatatgaaaacatgcgcTAGGAGGCcattaaaaatatcaaagtatgaTTCCAGATCACGCTCTTTCTAAaataaatgttagtagaagccttttatttcagaccagtgggttattaaacattattttctggtcacactcttggacaatgaattggaggttacactccaTATGCAACTGCAGCGGATGGCTTTGGCTGCCATTTTTAATCTGACAAAACTTGACCAACTCGATGACTTAGTCGAAACTCAAAAGTGTGAGTTTCAATGTTCACAACCTCTGCACTTatagatgcggatgccagtccacttcctAACAGATTTTAATTCTGTCTTCATTAGTAACAAATTTCACaactttttctgtatccataactagactatcacaagacaaatatgcatcaTGCTAGCCAaattcacacaattatgttcctaatccagatataggctatcacatgacaaatattcgctatacttcactgtaccactcaacacaaaataaatttctaagttctgaatggaatgtgaaatacaagcacaaacaggctcactgtgttattcagcaatcttgctgctaactggcaagcaaaactgaacattcctgagactAACGGTTTGCTGCCCGAAGGTGCagcttatcctgtgaagttcaggtattcaaggccttttcctgtaaTCACGCAACTATGACGACGGCTCTTACCCAAGTTGAAATTTACATTTCTTTCACaaaggatgacaaataacattttcagggctaggaaaaatgtgatggTACTATGGAgcaatagcgaaaatttgtgacatgataagtgaggtatttttatatagatttaatataatGAAAATCAGGACTTCAAAttacgatgtgctaagcgggaAGACATGTTAATGAGGCttcactgtattaatgttttagTGTAGTGAATTCTTGGACATGGAATGAATCTACAGTAGGAATTTCACTCTGGATCTGCGTGAACTGTATGGAATGCGGTGTACTACACTATTAGCATCACTCCAGACATGTCGCTATATTAGTGATTATATCAGGAGCCTATTTTATCATGTGTGGCTTATTGGTACACTTGAATACGTAATATTCATCACACGTTAATGAACATTTCAACTAATCTTCCTTATTTTATCTTCCTCCTCTTTTTCCTGGTTCCCTCTTCTCTCGTTCACTTATTTTGCATTGTGGTTGGATCTACTTGGGTGTTTTCCCCCAGGTATTTCTTTTATCACACTCGACGCAACTAAAGTTCTACCTCTTCCATGTGCTATTGTAAGGGTATCAAACACCTTGTGCGTTGTGTGTTATTTTGGTCTCCTCATGACGTGTTTACACCAGCACGATTGGTTCTCTGCCAACTTGTCTGGTAGTTGTCTTACTTTGAAGGTTCCTGTTTTGTTTAGTTAGGTTACTCCACCTTAGCATCCATATCTCTATGGTTTGTAATTATTTGATTCCCTGGTGTTTTTACAGAGCTTAGCATTCAGAACCATAAGCATTGTTGTCACAACTGTTTTCATTTTTTTTGCTTTTGGCCCAGGCAAACATGTGTTTGTTTTATCATTCAGTATACCTGTTAGTTTTCTCTATCTTGTCTTTATGTGGTTGTTTATGTTCTCTTCACTGTTACAGTTCCATTATTGAACTgaggtatttgaaatattttaaactcTTGTGGGTTGTGTTCCTTGCATATACATTTGATTATGAGGTTCAGGTTCATTAGAGGTTTTTTTCCGTCTGTTTTTTTCCCTCCCACTCTAAGAGCGGAATTAGGAATGTCTTGTCTGTTAAGTCATCTGTCGagcggctggttggatcctcgaataatACCATCAAATTTTATACGGGCATATGGAAACCACGAAAACTGATGGCTgggccaaaatgaggtgtactaggcaagatgaggagtgaggtaatttgccgttgccttcctcactgagccagaaagtgctattgccgCATGACTGAACCTGtgagcaacacttttcataacactagACACACTAGTCATTCtacaaatgtcattactcagcaccgtcCATGCCCCAGCTGCTTCCACATTATCACAGATGAGAcagggactttggtggaagctacattttgctccagCCTGTGCCAAGTATTGCATCCATCACGAAATCTCAGCAGACGGTGTTATTAGGAATAGTATTGATAAAAAAGAATAGCTGTGcttttattaacatatttattattatataaatatagGGACAAGGAATAGTGATAATTCAGTATCTTCttctcgaaacagactttcaacgtattaggtcgtgttacgtacatgtagtacatgtggtacgtaacacgacctaatacattgaaagtctgtttcgattacaacgcggtcgtgaaaattcaatattcagtatCTTCTTGTTCAGAACCAAGGGGAACTAATTTTTATTTACGGTTAGTAACTCTCCTTTTCCAACCatgtatatataaataatgaaattaaaccaTGAGGCCGTGGGAGAACGTATGTCTTGGGCATTTGCTTAACTCCCTACCTTAAATGTATCGCTTGTTTCAGCATGCCCATGATGGGACCAATGGGCCCTCCACCCATGAACATGCCTATGAACCAAGGAGGAAACAATCCACAACAAAATAAACCATTGTTTCCAAGTGCTGCGACGGTAAGCACTCGCTTATGTTTGTGTCTTTCAGATAATTGTGTTGTAAGTTACATTGTTGATAAATTGAACTTTTAACTCGCCCACTTGTGAAAAACTACCTTCTTTTTTGTTTAAATGTTTGTAGCCTTCCACCACAGCAACCTCCACTCCTGTTGGAGCTGATTTCAAACCAATTTCGTCCACTTCATCAGCGCCAATCGGTCCAGTTAAGCCCACATTCCCTGCGTACAGGTAAATAATATTCATTGAAACGTCTCCCTAGTccttcattgaaaatgtttatttcaTACTATTTTACTTCCTTTCGTTCTGATTACAGTACGGCGAATAGTCAGGGTAACCAAACAACTCCTTCACCTTCATCAGCAGAGTCACCACAGAAGGTTGTACTCATAAATACAACTGGTGCTTCTAGTAAGATAATTCATCCGCAAGAAGATATTTCTTTGGTAAGTATTTTTGCCTACAATACAGTAGTTTTCATACAACCCATAGTTCTGTGAATACTCATGTGCAAAAGGAAATCATACACCATGAATGAATCGTTCAAGTTCTACAAAGGACAAAGGTTGCCAAACAGTATCGTAAGAGACTGATATGTGTCCCATTTGTGTTTACTGTATTTATTCAATTATAAACTTGCCCCCACATTTTCTGCCATTTAATTTAGTCATCACCATTCATCTCTGTCACTGTTGTCTTTTTCATCAAGTGCAACACTTTTTTTGGTGTACAACTGATGATTTTTAGTATAATGTttggagacaatgctggaatttcaaAAACTAGTTAGGAGAATTGTTAGCAGAGTTTTTGCAGCGATAGTATCCACCAGAAGAAGGTAACTTCCATAGTATTTCCTTCAGTAGAAGGTCAAAAGATTAATCAATGACTTACACGAAACGTGCCATTTTGCTGGTGTTTTAGGGAGTCCAGTCACATAGAG is part of the Anabrus simplex isolate iqAnaSimp1 chromosome 10, ASM4041472v1, whole genome shotgun sequence genome and encodes:
- the BuGZ gene encoding BUB3-interacting and GLEBS motif-containing protein ZNF207 isoform X2; this encodes MGRKKKKQSKPWCWYCNREFDDEKILIQHQKAKHFKCHICHKKLYTGPGLSIHCMQVHKETIDKVPNSLPNRSNIEIEIYGMEGIPPDDIKEHERQKQGGRPGSPSSGEDEPAPKKSKPEGLLGNGPVPGGPGGMMQGMMPPNQGGPMPPHPMQPMGQFGPPMGPMMGHMGHPMGPPYMGHGMPMMGPMGPPPMNMPMNQGGNNPQQNKPLFPSAATPSTTATSTPVGADFKPISSTSSAPIGPVKPTFPAYSTANSQGNQTTPSPSSAESPQKVVLINTTGASSKIIHPQEDISLEEIRAKLPKYQRLPPVKTVDSSTSTPQPQVEEDRRSMMPRFPPRPPMAVAAVPVSVQQMAPPVSSVTIMTPMAGPPIVRHAMPLGPPAMIGGNMNMMRPPPMGLPPGLISPLPPGGMPHYAPGPPMGFPHGPPMLTPMMHPRFR